A section of the Chryseobacterium ginsenosidimutans genome encodes:
- a CDS encoding terpene synthase family protein, translating to MKVEDYNPKNYLPQGYYPWPDKINANVEQMGIDYRNWIDTDYVYLSENIRERYKSMNLHSCSARMYPYASYERVTPMSRYVIFHTIFDDQLEYSTKEEVSRYCDRLVAIFRGDDLTPEDPGYFIQAAKIRDEFRAFMPDEWMERLAEMFYTVTRYGAQEEANYKSTQTVPSLALFKVLREYSIVIFPYFYLVDAEFNIFLTDEVERHPVIQRVRSLWSRIIAWQNDIQGLKKELSKDTEVMNIVIVLQRNYNLSLEDALTQAMKIHDDDLAELVALQEDLPDFGKYQEEVKQLFLGWGSLIQGLNTFYQVDTNRYDPECFAWPDKEPEALF from the coding sequence ATGAAAGTAGAAGACTATAACCCGAAGAATTACCTGCCACAAGGATATTATCCCTGGCCGGATAAAATCAATGCTAATGTTGAACAAATGGGTATTGATTACAGAAACTGGATTGATACCGATTATGTATATCTATCAGAAAATATACGTGAAAGGTATAAGAGCATGAACCTGCACAGCTGTTCAGCAAGAATGTATCCTTATGCAAGCTATGAACGCGTAACGCCTATGAGTCGTTATGTTATTTTCCATACCATATTTGATGATCAGCTTGAATATTCTACCAAAGAAGAGGTCAGCAGGTATTGTGACCGACTTGTAGCAATATTCAGGGGAGATGACCTTACTCCGGAAGATCCCGGCTATTTCATCCAGGCCGCCAAAATCAGAGATGAATTTCGTGCTTTCATGCCGGATGAATGGATGGAACGCCTGGCCGAAATGTTTTATACTGTTACAAGATATGGCGCACAGGAAGAAGCAAATTATAAATCTACTCAAACCGTTCCTTCACTTGCATTGTTTAAAGTACTCCGGGAATATTCAATTGTTATATTTCCCTACTTCTATCTGGTAGATGCAGAATTTAATATCTTTTTAACAGATGAAGTAGAGCGCCATCCTGTCATACAACGTGTTCGGTCTCTATGGTCCAGAATTATTGCCTGGCAGAATGATATCCAGGGATTGAAAAAAGAACTAAGCAAGGATACCGAAGTTATGAACATCGTTATCGTCTTACAGAGAAACTATAACCTTTCACTGGAAGATGCCTTGACTCAAGCCATGAAAATTCATGATGATGATCTTGCAGAGCTTGTTGCCTTGCAAGAAGACCTTCCCGATTTTGGCAAATATCAGGAAGAGGTAAAACAGTTATTCCTTGGCTGGGGCAGCCTAATACAAGGTCTAAATACTTTTTACCAGGTAGATACAAATCGTTATGATCCCGAGTGCTTTGCATGGCCAGATAAAGAACCTGAAGCATTATTTTAA